In a single window of the Niabella ginsenosidivorans genome:
- a CDS encoding nucleoside hydrolase, with product MKIRTVALYSLLYLLLYGIPVCSFAELKTGPGTGESSEKVSVILDTDMGPDYDDVGAIAMLHAFADSGYVTILGTIASTKYEGVASVLNIFNTYFHRPDIPVAVPRQWAYAQKDQQHWTDSLIARYPHTIKTNAEVPDAVSLYRKILAGQPDNSVTIITVGFFTNLNNLIHSAPDQYSGLSGMQLIRKKVKNLVSMAGKFPEGKEFNVYKDAAAAYELFKIWPKPVLFTGWEIGQQIRTGLKLMNDASIRNSPVKDVYRIAIPQAASDRNGRMSWDQTAVLIAVKGYNDFFEIQKGAVWIGKDGSNKWQNKPGGMAAYVTPKMPYDRLAVYIEKVMMHQPM from the coding sequence ATGAAAATACGAACGGTTGCTTTATACTCTTTACTGTATCTGTTGCTTTACGGAATACCGGTATGCAGCTTTGCGGAGTTAAAAACCGGTCCCGGTACCGGTGAGAGCAGTGAAAAAGTGTCTGTTATTCTGGATACGGATATGGGACCGGATTATGATGATGTAGGTGCCATAGCTATGCTGCATGCCTTTGCAGACAGTGGCTATGTAACTATTCTGGGAACAATTGCCAGCACAAAATATGAGGGTGTGGCAAGTGTGCTGAATATTTTCAATACTTATTTTCACCGGCCGGATATCCCGGTTGCGGTGCCCAGGCAATGGGCATATGCACAAAAGGATCAGCAGCACTGGACGGATTCATTAATTGCCAGATATCCGCACACCATAAAAACAAATGCTGAAGTGCCTGATGCGGTAAGCCTGTACCGGAAAATATTAGCCGGTCAGCCGGATAACAGCGTTACCATTATTACGGTCGGTTTTTTTACCAACCTGAACAATCTCATCCATTCTGCTCCGGATCAATATTCTGGGTTGAGTGGTATGCAGCTGATCAGGAAAAAAGTAAAGAACCTGGTAAGCATGGCCGGAAAATTCCCGGAAGGAAAAGAGTTCAATGTATATAAGGATGCTGCGGCTGCGTACGAACTTTTTAAAATATGGCCTAAGCCCGTACTGTTTACCGGCTGGGAGATCGGCCAGCAGATCAGAACAGGACTGAAGCTCATGAATGACGCTTCGATCCGTAACAGCCCGGTAAAAGATGTTTACAGGATAGCTATACCTCAGGCGGCATCTGACCGTAACGGTCGTATGAGCTGGGATCAGACTGCTGTTTTGATAGCTGTTAAAGGGTATAACGATTTCTTTGAAATACAAAAAGGCGCTGTTTGGATCGGAAAAGACGGAAGCAACAAATGGCAGAATAAGCCGGGGGGCATGGCCGCCTATGTTACACCCAAAATGCCTTATGACCGGCTTGCCGTATATATAGAGAAAGTGATGATGCATCAGCCAATGTAA